TCTGCTGCAGTTGCGCGAAGCTCGAACCGTAGATGAACGCAGCCGGGTGAGTCAGGTTGGGTGCGCCCATTGCTGGCGTACCTTTGCCTTCCGGACCGTGGCAGGCTACGCAGTTGGCGGCGAACAGTTTCTGGCCGTTGGCCGGATCTGCCTTGGTGCCTTCCGGCAGCTTGCGGCCATCGAGGTTGGTCAGCACGAAGGCCGCCACGTCGGCCACGCCTTGTTCACCGATCACTTCAGCCCAGGCCGGCATCACCGCGTGACGACCGCCCATGATGGTGGTCTTGATGGTTTCCGGCTCGCCGCCCCAGCGCCAGTCGGCGTCGGTCAGGTTAGGGAAACCATAAGCGCCCTTGGCGTCGGAACCGTGACAGACCGAGCAGTTGGAGGCGAACAGACGGCCGCCCATCTTCAGGGCTTGCGGATCCTTCGCGACTTCCTCGATTGGCATCGCAGCGAACTTGGCGAAGATCGGACCGAACTTGGCGTCCGAGCGAGCCATTTCCTTTTCCCACTCGTGAACGCCGGTCCAGCCGGTCTGGCCGTTGGCGAACGGGGTCTGCTTTTCGTTATCGAGGTAGTTGTAGCCCGGCAGCAGACCTTTCCAGCTGCCCAGGCCCGGGTACAGCACCAGATAACCCAGAGCGAACACGATGGTGCCCACGAACAGCATGAACCACCATTTCGGCAGCGGGTTGTCGTACTCCTCGATCCCGTCGAAGGAGTGGCCGACCGTCTCGTCGGTCTGCTCGGTGCGCTGGCCCTTGCGGGTCGACAGCAACAGCCAGGTCAGGGAAAAGATCGTACCGAGACTGAGGACTGTGACGTACAGACTCCAGAATGTAGTCATTCTTTGTTACTCCTAGAAGCTTGCTCGACGTGCTTGATGGCTTCGGGATCATCCGCGAAGGGCAGCAAGGTCGCGTCTTCAAACTCCGACTTGCGCTTGGGGCTGAACACCCACAACGCCAGGCCGATGAAGGCAACCATCACGACAACGGTGCCCAGGCCTCGAATCATCCCGATATCCATCTAGATCACCGTTTGCTTTTGATGATGGTGCCCAGGCCTTGCAGATAGGCCACCAGCGCGTCCATTTCGGTTTTACCCTTCACAGCGTCTTTTGCACCGGCAATGTCTTCGTCGGTGTAAGGGACGCCGAGCGTGCGCAACACTTCCATTTTCTTGGCCGTGTCTTTGCCGTCGAGCTTGTTTTCCACGAGGAACGGGTAAGCCGGCATTTTCGACTCAGGCACGACGTTGCGCGGGTTGTACAAGTGCGCACGTTGCCAGTCATCGGAGTAACGACCGCCGACACGGGCCAGGTCCGGGCCGGTACGTTTGGAACCCCACAGGAACGGGTGATCCCAGACGCTTTCACCGGCGACCGAGTAGTGGCCGTAGCGTTCGGTTTCGGCACGGAACGGACGGATCATCTGCGAGTGGCAGCCGACACAGCCGTTGGCGATGTAAACGTCGCGGCCTTCCAGTTCAAGGGCGGTACGCGGCTTCATGCCTTCGACCGGCTTGTTGGTGACGTCCTGGAAGAACAGCGGAACGATTTGGGTCAGGCCACCGACGCTGACGGCGATGACCATGAAGAAGGCCAGCAGGCCAATATTCTTCTCGACAGCTTCATGCTTCATCAGTGAGCTCCAACTACGGCGATCTTGGCGGCGGCTTCAGCTTCAGCCGGGTCCGAGGCGCGAACGGTGCGCCACACGTTGTAGGCCATCAGGAACATGCCGCTGGCGAAGAACGCACCGCCCAGGGCACGAACGATGTAGCCAGGGTGGCTGGCCTGCAGCGCTTCGACGAACGAGTAGGTGAGGGTGCCGTCGTCGTTGATTGCACGCCACATCAGGCCTTGGGTGATGCCGTTGACCCACATCGAAGCGATGTACAGAACCGTACCGATGGTCGCGAGCCAGAAGTGCGCGTTGATCAGACCCACGCTGTGCATCTGCGCACGGCCGAACAGTTTCGGGATCATGTGGTAGATAGCGCCGATCGAGATCATCGCTACCCAGCCCAGAGCGCCGGCGTGTACGTGGCCGATGGTCCAGTCGGTGTAGTGCGAGAGCGAGTTGACGGTCTTGATCGCCATCATCGGACCTTCGAAGGTCGACATGCCGTAGAACGCCAGCGATACCACGAGGAAACGCAGGATCGGGTCGGTGCGCAGCTTATGCCAGGCGCCCGACAGGGTCATCATGCCGTTGATCATGCCGCCCCAGCTTGGCGCCAGCAGGATGATCGACATGGCCATGCCCAGCGATTGGGCCCAGTCCGGCAGTGCGGTGTAGTGCAGGTGGTGCGGGCCGGCCCAGATGTACAGGGTGATCAGTGCCCAGAAGTGCACGATCGACAGGCGATAGGAGTAGATCGGACGTTCGGCCTGTTTCGGCACGAAGTAGTACATCATCCCCAGGAAGCCGGTGGTCAGGAAGAAACCCACGGCGTTGTGGCCGTACCACCACTGGATCATCGCGTCGGTCGCACCGGCGTAGGCCGAGTAGGACTTGAAGAAGCTGACCGGCAGCGAGGCGTGGTTGACGATGTGCAGCATCGCCGTCACGACGATGAACGCGCCGTAGAACCAGTTACCGACGTAGATGTGTTTGGTCTTGCGCTTGGTGATGGTGCCGAAGAACACCAGACCGTAGGTGACCCAGACAATGGCCAGCAAAATGGCGAGGGGCCATTCCAGTTCCGCGTATTCCTTGGTGGTGGTGTAACCCAGCGGCAAGGTAATGATCGCGCCGACGATGACCGCTTGCCATCCCCAGAAGGTGAAGGCCGCGAGGCTGTCGGAAATCAGTCGCGTCTGGCAGGTTCGCTGCACGACATAGTAGGAAGTGGCAAACAGTGCACAACCACCGAAGGCGAAAATCACCAGGTTTGTGTGCAACGGGCGCAGGCGTCCAAAGCTCGTCCACGGCAGACCGAAGTTCAACTCCGGCCAGACCAGTTGCGAGGCAATGAAGACACCGAGCCCCATGCCAAGGATCCCCCAGACCACCGTCATGATGGCGAACTGGCGGACTACCTTATAGTTATAAGCAGTCGGACTGATTGCTGTGCTCATTCTAAGGTTCCACGGTTTGGGTGTTTTATTAGGATTAAAATCGGCCGCAAGTATGTAGAAAGCAGGGGGTCAATGCAACGCGCCATGACCTGGGTCAATGCTTTCCAACGCTGATTCTGCGGCCTTTCCATGCGCCGCGTAAGGACAAAATTGCCCTCGGGCAAAATGTCGCAGCGGACGAAAAAAGCGAGGGGTTCCGGTCGGATGTAACGGGGTGTGTTCGAACGCTCGGTTCGGGTGACGGACGGTAATCGGCACGACAGCCGGTATCTACCGGCCTTTGCGGCCATGTCAGTCAGCCGATTCGTTCAACGCCTCGCTCGGGGTCGACCTGGAACCGGCACGGGCCAGTCCGCATCGAGCAAGCGTAGACCCGAATCCGGGGAACCGAAAGGAGAGGGCAAGAAGGGGTGCGACAATGCGTCGCAAAGAGGCTGGAAACTGCCGCACTGGAAACGTGCGGCAGTGTTGTGCTCAATGACTACTGTTTGTTGTCTTCAGTAATCAGTTTTTCTGTATTCAATCCATGGCTCAAGCTGTACACATAAGCGGCCAGCAATTGCACTTTATCGTTGCCCAGCAGCTCGTTCTGAGCCGGCATGTGGCCCTGACGACCATGGCGAATGGTCTGCTCAAGCTGGGTCAGGCTGGTGCCATAGATAAATCCGGCCGGGTGCGTCAGATTCGGCGCACCCATGGCTTCAGTGCCCTGGCCGGTTGCCCCATGACAGGCTACGCACATGGTGCTGAACGTCTGCTGTCCGGCTTGCAGGTCGGCATTGTTGTCCGCCGGCAGTGGCAGCCCGGCCAGCTCGTGACGCACGTAGGCGGCGACGTTTTTCACGCCCGCCTCACCGAGTGACTCGCCCCAGGCCGGCATTGCCGCGATCCGGCCACCCATGATGGTGGTCTTGATCGTCTCGGCACTGCCGCCCCAACGCCAGTCCTGGTCGGCGAGGTTAGGGAAGCCGAAGGCGCCCTTGGCGTCCGAACCGTGGCACACCGAGCAGTTGGAGGCGAACAGACGGCCACCCATTTTCAGCGCCTGCGGATCCTTCGCCACTTCTTCCACCGGCATGGCGGCGAATTTGGCGAAGATCGGCCCGAATTTGGCGTCAGCCTTGCTCATTTCCTTTTCCCACTCGTGGACGCCGGTCCAGCCGTCCTCGTAGCCGGGCAGGATGCCTTTCCAGTTGCCCAGACCCGGGTAGAGGATCAGATAGCCCACGGAAAACACCAGCGTGCCGGCGAACAGCATGAACCACCACTGCGGCAGCGGGTTGTCGTACTCCTCGATGCCGTCGAAGCTGTGGCCCATGGTCTGGTCGACGCTGCCCTTGGTCTCGCCCCGACGGGTGCCGACCAGCAGCCAGGTCAGGCCGATCAGGCTGCCGATGGTCAGTACGCAGATCCACGTACTCCAGAAGGTGGTCATGGCCGGGTACTCCTTGTTTCAGATGCTTGGGTTGGGTCGGGTTGCGGCTCGTCGGCAAACGGCAGCAGGCGCGCTTCGGCGAATTCCGGCGTGCGCTTGCGGTTGAACACCCACAGGGTCAGGCCGACGAAGGCCACGAACACCACGACCGTGCCGAGGCCGCGAATCAGCCCCGCGCTCATTTCTAAGGCCATCTCGATCACCTCTTGCTCTTGATCGCAGTGCCGAGCACTTGCAGGTAGGAGACGAGGGCGTCCATTTCGGTCTTGCCCTTGAGGCTGGCCACCGCGCCGCTGATGTCGTCATCGGTGTACGGCACGCCGAGGGTGCGCATGAC
This genomic window from Pseudomonas kribbensis contains:
- the ccoP gene encoding cytochrome-c oxidase, cbb3-type subunit III — translated: MTTFWSLYVTVLSLGTIFSLTWLLLSTRKGQRTEQTDETVGHSFDGIEEYDNPLPKWWFMLFVGTIVFALGYLVLYPGLGSWKGLLPGYNYLDNEKQTPFANGQTGWTGVHEWEKEMARSDAKFGPIFAKFAAMPIEEVAKDPQALKMGGRLFASNCSVCHGSDAKGAYGFPNLTDADWRWGGEPETIKTTIMGGRHAVMPAWAEVIGEQGVADVAAFVLTNLDGRKLPEGTKADPANGQKLFAANCVACHGPEGKGTPAMGAPNLTHPAAFIYGSSFAQLQQTIRYGRQGQMPAQEQLQGNDKVHLLAAYVYSLSHGEKAPEAEAQ
- a CDS encoding CcoQ/FixQ family Cbb3-type cytochrome c oxidase assembly chaperone; translation: MDIGMIRGLGTVVVMVAFIGLALWVFSPKRKSEFEDATLLPFADDPEAIKHVEQASRSNKE
- the ccoO gene encoding cytochrome-c oxidase, cbb3-type subunit II, producing the protein MKHEAVEKNIGLLAFFMVIAVSVGGLTQIVPLFFQDVTNKPVEGMKPRTALELEGRDVYIANGCVGCHSQMIRPFRAETERYGHYSVAGESVWDHPFLWGSKRTGPDLARVGGRYSDDWQRAHLYNPRNVVPESKMPAYPFLVENKLDGKDTAKKMEVLRTLGVPYTDEDIAGAKDAVKGKTEMDALVAYLQGLGTIIKSKR
- the ccoN gene encoding cytochrome-c oxidase, cbb3-type subunit I produces the protein MSTAISPTAYNYKVVRQFAIMTVVWGILGMGLGVFIASQLVWPELNFGLPWTSFGRLRPLHTNLVIFAFGGCALFATSYYVVQRTCQTRLISDSLAAFTFWGWQAVIVGAIITLPLGYTTTKEYAELEWPLAILLAIVWVTYGLVFFGTITKRKTKHIYVGNWFYGAFIVVTAMLHIVNHASLPVSFFKSYSAYAGATDAMIQWWYGHNAVGFFLTTGFLGMMYYFVPKQAERPIYSYRLSIVHFWALITLYIWAGPHHLHYTALPDWAQSLGMAMSIILLAPSWGGMINGMMTLSGAWHKLRTDPILRFLVVSLAFYGMSTFEGPMMAIKTVNSLSHYTDWTIGHVHAGALGWVAMISIGAIYHMIPKLFGRAQMHSVGLINAHFWLATIGTVLYIASMWVNGITQGLMWRAINDDGTLTYSFVEALQASHPGYIVRALGGAFFASGMFLMAYNVWRTVRASDPAEAEAAAKIAVVGAH
- the ccoP gene encoding cytochrome-c oxidase, cbb3-type subunit III, which gives rise to MTTFWSTWICVLTIGSLIGLTWLLVGTRRGETKGSVDQTMGHSFDGIEEYDNPLPQWWFMLFAGTLVFSVGYLILYPGLGNWKGILPGYEDGWTGVHEWEKEMSKADAKFGPIFAKFAAMPVEEVAKDPQALKMGGRLFASNCSVCHGSDAKGAFGFPNLADQDWRWGGSAETIKTTIMGGRIAAMPAWGESLGEAGVKNVAAYVRHELAGLPLPADNNADLQAGQQTFSTMCVACHGATGQGTEAMGAPNLTHPAGFIYGTSLTQLEQTIRHGRQGHMPAQNELLGNDKVQLLAAYVYSLSHGLNTEKLITEDNKQ
- a CDS encoding cbb3-type cytochrome oxidase subunit 3, with translation MALEMSAGLIRGLGTVVVFVAFVGLTLWVFNRKRTPEFAEARLLPFADEPQPDPTQASETRSTRP